One window of Mesorhizobium sp. WSM4904 genomic DNA carries:
- a CDS encoding DUF2314 domain-containing protein, whose product MTVAVRAALCLLLMLIPLQVRAQDANQGDDKTVMVAPDDAEMAAAIAKARSSLDDFLALSDAPPPGTDKFKLKVMVVDGNVTEHFWVIPFKRTATGFVGILANEPELVHNVVFGQNIEFSRDDISDWGYTRDGHQVGSFTVCVMFKKMSKEEADYMRTQYGFDC is encoded by the coding sequence ATGACCGTTGCCGTTCGCGCCGCGCTTTGCCTGCTGCTAATGCTCATCCCTTTGCAGGTTCGAGCGCAAGACGCCAATCAGGGTGACGACAAGACGGTGATGGTCGCCCCGGACGATGCCGAAATGGCGGCGGCGATTGCCAAGGCGCGATCCAGCCTGGATGACTTCCTGGCTTTGTCGGACGCGCCGCCGCCGGGAACCGACAAGTTCAAGCTGAAGGTCATGGTCGTGGACGGAAATGTGACGGAGCATTTCTGGGTCATCCCCTTCAAGCGGACCGCCACCGGCTTTGTCGGCATATTGGCGAACGAGCCGGAGCTTGTTCACAATGTCGTCTTCGGCCAGAACATCGAATTCAGCAGGGACGATATTTCCGACTGGGGATACACCAGGGACGGCCATCAGGTCGGCAGCTTCACCGTCTGCGTGATGTTCAAGAAAATGTCGAAGGAAGAAGCGGACTACATGCGCACCCAATACGGCTTCGATTGCTGA
- a CDS encoding tetratricopeptide repeat-containing sulfotransferase family protein, giving the protein MQRALQLHQAGRRQEAESLYRQVLGQQPNHAAALHFLGLLLHQTGRSEEGLDLIEQSVTLQPRNADFLNNMGTVMRDLGRVAAAVDFFRGAVDIRPDQLAARDNLGSSLKQLGQFEGAEEIFRGTIGRNPFHVRARIGLAETLQEAGRLDEAIALFRESLSIRPKDAELLYGLGVAMMEKGKLAEAADLARQAVAIAPAMAKAWLLLTQVKRQSERDAELAGMEAEHAKAPQDSLARMQLSFGLGKANDDLKDYGRAFDYFAEGNAIRRKGIDYDPVRTRDEFEAMKAVFDKAFFEKHRPSDISDDTPIFVVGMPRSGTTLVEQIIASHPQVYGAGELSILKTAVGKQFPMSMPGGFPWGIADMPDKAFAEAGQAYLDMLHTRYPGFRHVTDKMPGNFLLVGFLHMMLPKAKIVHCARDAAATCLSIFKVHFRGDSHRYGYDLGELADFHNLYVDIMAHWHKVLPGVVHDVRYEDFVADQEGQTRALMAHLGLPWDDKVLSFHETDRPVRTASAAQVRQPMYQGSIDLWKRYGDRLKPLLDKLN; this is encoded by the coding sequence GTGCAGCGGGCACTGCAACTGCACCAGGCGGGTCGCCGCCAGGAAGCGGAGTCGCTTTATCGGCAGGTGCTGGGGCAGCAGCCGAACCATGCCGCGGCGCTGCATTTCCTCGGGCTTCTCCTGCATCAGACCGGCCGCAGCGAGGAAGGGCTCGACCTCATCGAGCAATCGGTGACATTGCAACCCAGGAATGCCGATTTCCTCAACAATATGGGCACGGTCATGCGCGACCTCGGTCGCGTCGCCGCAGCCGTCGATTTCTTCCGCGGCGCGGTGGACATCCGCCCGGACCAATTGGCAGCGCGCGACAATCTCGGCTCGTCGCTGAAGCAGCTCGGCCAGTTCGAGGGCGCCGAGGAGATTTTTCGCGGTACGATCGGCCGCAACCCGTTCCATGTCCGCGCCCGCATCGGCCTTGCCGAAACGCTGCAGGAAGCCGGGCGGCTGGACGAGGCGATCGCGCTCTTCCGCGAGTCGCTGTCGATCCGGCCGAAGGATGCGGAGCTGCTCTATGGGCTGGGCGTCGCCATGATGGAGAAGGGCAAGCTCGCCGAGGCCGCCGATCTTGCGCGCCAGGCGGTGGCGATCGCTCCGGCGATGGCGAAAGCCTGGCTTTTGCTGACCCAGGTCAAGCGCCAGTCCGAGCGCGATGCCGAACTTGCCGGCATGGAAGCCGAGCACGCCAAGGCGCCGCAAGACAGCCTTGCGCGCATGCAGCTTTCCTTCGGCCTCGGCAAGGCCAACGACGATCTGAAAGACTATGGCCGCGCCTTCGACTATTTCGCCGAGGGCAACGCCATCCGCCGCAAGGGCATCGACTATGATCCGGTGCGGACGCGCGACGAGTTCGAGGCAATGAAGGCAGTCTTCGACAAGGCCTTCTTCGAGAAACACCGGCCGAGCGACATTTCCGACGATACGCCGATCTTCGTCGTCGGCATGCCGCGTTCCGGCACGACGCTGGTCGAGCAGATCATCGCCAGCCATCCTCAAGTCTATGGCGCCGGCGAGCTCAGCATCCTGAAGACGGCGGTCGGCAAGCAGTTTCCGATGAGCATGCCGGGCGGCTTTCCCTGGGGGATCGCCGACATGCCGGACAAGGCCTTCGCCGAGGCAGGCCAAGCCTATCTCGACATGCTGCACACCCGCTATCCGGGCTTCCGCCATGTCACCGACAAGATGCCGGGCAACTTCCTGCTGGTCGGCTTCCTGCACATGATGCTGCCGAAGGCCAAGATCGTGCATTGCGCGCGCGACGCGGCGGCCACGTGCCTGTCGATCTTCAAGGTGCATTTCCGCGGCGACAGCCACCGCTACGGCTACGATCTCGGCGAGCTCGCCGACTTCCATAACCTCTATGTCGACATCATGGCGCACTGGCACAAGGTGCTGCCCGGCGTCGTGCACGATGTGCGCTACGAGGATTTCGTCGCCGACCAGGAAGGGCAGACGCGGGCGCTGATGGCGCATCTCGGCCTGCCATGGGACGACAAGGTGCTGTCGTTCCACGAGACCGACCGTCCGGTGCGCACGGCGTCCGCCGCGCAGGTGCGCCAGCCGATGTATCAGGGCTCGATCGATCTTTGGAAGCGCTATGGCGACAGGCTGAAGCCGCTGCTCGACAAGCTGAACTAG
- a CDS encoding cold-shock protein, whose translation MPQTGTVKFFNHAKGFGFITPDDGAKDVFVHISAVQASGLPGLEDGQKVTFDTEPDKRGKGPKAVNLSIG comes from the coding sequence ATGCCGCAGACCGGCACCGTCAAATTCTTCAACCATGCCAAGGGCTTCGGCTTCATCACGCCCGACGATGGCGCGAAGGATGTCTTCGTCCATATTTCGGCCGTGCAGGCGTCGGGCCTTCCCGGTCTTGAGGATGGGCAGAAAGTGACATTCGACACCGAGCCGGACAAGCGCGGCAAGGGTCCGAAGGCCGTCAATCTGTCTATCGGCTAA
- a CDS encoding DUF1428 family protein: MSYVDGFVLAVPRANLDAYKKMAENGGAVWMEHGALAYVECVGDDVPFGELTSFPRAVQAKEDEIVVFAWIVYESRQSRDAVMAKVMADERLKMDWSAMPFDGKRMIFGGFQPFIEL; this comes from the coding sequence ATGTCCTATGTCGATGGCTTCGTGCTTGCCGTGCCGAGGGCAAATCTCGATGCGTACAAGAAGATGGCTGAGAATGGCGGCGCCGTCTGGATGGAGCATGGTGCGCTTGCCTATGTCGAATGCGTCGGCGACGACGTGCCGTTCGGCGAACTGACCTCGTTCCCGCGCGCCGTGCAGGCCAAGGAGGACGAGATCGTCGTCTTCGCCTGGATCGTCTACGAATCCAGGCAGAGCCGCGACGCCGTCATGGCCAAGGTGATGGCCGACGAACGTCTCAAGATGGACTGGTCTGCCATGCCGTTCGACGGCAAGCGCATGATCTTCGGCGGCTTCCAGCCGTTCATCGAATTGTAG
- a CDS encoding BA14K family protein, whose product MNRILKTAILTAGIAATTLATFSAANADDWRWRHHHHGGDALAAGVVGLAAGALIGSALSNPGPRYYDPAYDDGYYVDRPVRRYYVQPRVVYADRYAEPWTRDWYEYCSDRYHTFNSRTGTFTGNDGEQHFCVAN is encoded by the coding sequence ATGAACCGAATTCTCAAGACCGCCATTCTGACCGCGGGCATCGCCGCGACCACTTTGGCCACCTTCTCGGCGGCCAATGCTGACGACTGGCGCTGGCGCCATCATCACCATGGCGGCGACGCCCTCGCCGCCGGCGTTGTCGGCCTCGCGGCGGGCGCCCTGATCGGTAGCGCGCTCAGCAACCCCGGGCCGAGATATTACGATCCGGCCTATGATGACGGCTACTATGTCGATCGGCCCGTTCGCCGGTATTACGTCCAGCCGCGCGTCGTCTATGCCGACCGCTATGCCGAGCCATGGACCCGTGACTGGTACGAGTACTGCTCGGATCGCTACCACACCTTCAACTCGCGCACCGGCACCTTCACCGGCAATGACGGCGAGCAGCATTTCTGCGTCGCCAACTAG
- a CDS encoding cold-shock protein, which produces MAQTGTVKFFNATKGFGFITPDGGAKDVFVHISAIEASGLRTLVDGQKVTFDVEPDRMGKGPKAVNLRAA; this is translated from the coding sequence ATGGCCCAGACCGGCACCGTAAAGTTCTTCAACGCTACCAAAGGCTTCGGCTTCATTACGCCTGACGGCGGCGCCAAGGACGTGTTCGTCCACATCTCCGCGATCGAGGCTTCGGGCCTGCGCACGCTCGTCGACGGCCAGAAGGTCACCTTCGACGTCGAGCCGGACCGCATGGGCAAAGGCCCGAAGGCGGTCAACCTGCGCGCGGCCTGA
- the uvrB gene encoding excinuclease ABC subunit UvrB, translating to MAKRTDKKTPSPAQDGAPKRRSPLTEFLDAAEPLKPGGFSEAPQSEFSGVPLTGSISDWAGQIEREAQKQPKAKAPKKIPERSSAPGRTARGTSMGGAASAKERAAAGLNPVAGLDISLEDAETVSSSGVTATVAALSKLIESGNPLHKDGQLWTPHRPARPEKSEGGIAIKMVSDFEPAGDQPTAIKDLVEGVDQNDRTQVLLGVTGSGKTFTMAKVIEETQRPALILAPNKTLAAQLYAEFKKFFPENAVEYFVSYYDYYQPEAYVPRTDTYIEKESSINEQIDRMRHSATRSLLERDDVIIVASVSCIYGIGSVETYTAMTFQMQVGDRLDQRALLADLVAQQYKRQDVNFVRGSFRVRGDTIEIFPAHLEDRAWRISMFGDEIEAITEFDPLTGQKTGELKSVKIYANSHYVTPRPTLNQAIKSIKEELQYRLQELEKAGRLLEAQRLEQRTRFDLEMLEATGSCAGIENYSRYLTGRQPGEPPPTLFEYVPDNALIFIDESHVTVPQIGGMYRGDFRRKATLAEYGFRLPSCMDNRPLRFEEWDAMRPLSIAVSATPGGWELDQSGGVFAEQVIRPTGLIDPPVEVRPAKSQVDDVVGEIRETTKLGYRTLVTVLTKRMAEDLTEYLHENGIRVRYMHSDIDTLERIEILRDLRLGAFDVLVGINLLREGLDIPECGFVAILDADKEGFLRSETSLIQTIGRAARNVDGKVILYADQITGSMERAMAETNRRREKQMEWNAANGITPESVKSRIADILDSVYEKDHVRADISQFTDDAGAMIGNNLKTHLEALDKQMRDAAANLDFEKAARIRDEIKRLRDMELAISDDPLAREVESQSPASGREKGRHNKGVARHRTAEEQERFRRLDEARAAEEAARAARPNMFRKPHLDEMGADGAVPVKKPLFAKPSIDDMGPGTDMPTPAGAVSRSLFKKQSAQEAHGSDFGIPGDRTKPLFRKNSLDEMTVRRTEKPVEGKKPAKPQPISGTGETERGAKDDKPIVRQRAGIGSYEDPADERRQKRRPSKTGRPGR from the coding sequence ATGGCCAAACGCACCGACAAGAAAACGCCCTCGCCGGCGCAAGATGGCGCGCCGAAACGGCGCAGCCCGCTGACCGAATTCCTCGACGCTGCCGAGCCGTTGAAGCCCGGCGGCTTTTCCGAAGCGCCGCAGAGCGAGTTCTCCGGCGTGCCGCTGACCGGCTCGATCTCCGATTGGGCCGGGCAAATCGAGCGCGAGGCGCAAAAGCAGCCGAAGGCAAAAGCCCCGAAGAAGATCCCCGAGCGCTCCTCGGCGCCCGGTCGCACGGCGCGCGGCACCTCGATGGGCGGCGCGGCCTCGGCGAAGGAGCGCGCGGCCGCCGGCCTCAACCCGGTCGCTGGCCTCGACATCAGCCTGGAGGACGCCGAGACGGTTTCCTCGAGCGGCGTGACCGCTACGGTCGCGGCACTGTCGAAGCTGATCGAATCCGGCAATCCGCTGCACAAGGATGGACAGCTCTGGACGCCTCACCGTCCTGCGCGACCGGAGAAGTCGGAAGGCGGCATCGCCATCAAGATGGTTTCGGATTTCGAGCCGGCCGGCGACCAGCCGACCGCGATCAAGGACCTTGTCGAGGGCGTCGACCAGAACGACCGCACCCAGGTGCTGCTCGGCGTCACCGGCTCCGGCAAGACCTTCACCATGGCCAAGGTTATCGAGGAGACGCAGCGCCCTGCCCTGATCCTGGCGCCCAACAAGACGCTGGCCGCGCAGCTCTATGCCGAGTTCAAGAAGTTCTTCCCGGAGAACGCGGTCGAGTATTTCGTCTCCTACTACGACTATTACCAGCCCGAAGCCTACGTCCCGCGCACCGACACCTATATCGAGAAGGAATCCTCGATCAACGAGCAGATCGACCGCATGCGCCACTCGGCGACGCGCTCGCTGCTGGAGCGCGACGACGTCATCATCGTCGCTTCGGTTTCCTGTATCTACGGTATCGGCTCGGTCGAGACCTATACGGCGATGACCTTCCAGATGCAGGTCGGCGACCGGCTCGACCAGCGCGCCCTGCTCGCCGACCTCGTCGCCCAGCAGTACAAGCGCCAGGACGTCAACTTCGTGCGCGGCTCGTTCCGCGTGCGCGGCGACACGATCGAGATCTTCCCCGCCCACTTGGAGGATCGCGCCTGGCGCATCTCGATGTTCGGCGACGAGATCGAGGCGATCACCGAGTTCGATCCGCTGACCGGCCAGAAGACCGGCGAGCTGAAGAGCGTCAAGATCTACGCCAATTCGCACTATGTGACGCCGCGCCCGACGTTGAATCAGGCCATCAAGTCGATCAAGGAAGAACTGCAATACCGCCTGCAGGAGCTTGAAAAGGCTGGCCGTTTGCTGGAAGCACAGCGACTCGAGCAGCGCACCCGCTTCGATCTGGAGATGTTGGAAGCGACCGGCTCCTGCGCCGGCATCGAGAACTATTCGCGCTATCTCACTGGACGTCAGCCGGGCGAGCCGCCGCCCACCTTGTTCGAATATGTGCCGGACAATGCCCTGATCTTCATCGACGAGAGCCACGTCACCGTGCCGCAGATCGGCGGCATGTATCGCGGCGACTTCCGCCGCAAGGCGACGCTGGCCGAGTATGGCTTCCGCCTGCCCTCCTGCATGGACAACCGGCCGCTGCGCTTCGAGGAGTGGGACGCGATGCGCCCGCTGTCGATCGCCGTTTCGGCGACGCCGGGCGGCTGGGAGCTCGACCAGTCCGGCGGTGTCTTCGCGGAGCAGGTCATCCGCCCGACCGGCCTGATCGACCCGCCGGTCGAGGTGCGCCCGGCCAAGAGCCAGGTCGACGATGTCGTCGGCGAGATCCGCGAAACCACGAAGCTCGGCTACCGCACGCTGGTCACGGTTCTGACCAAACGCATGGCCGAGGATCTGACTGAATACCTGCACGAGAACGGCATTCGCGTCCGCTATATGCACTCCGATATCGACACACTGGAGCGCATCGAGATCCTGCGCGACCTGCGCCTCGGCGCCTTCGACGTGCTGGTCGGCATCAACCTTTTGCGCGAGGGCCTCGACATTCCCGAATGCGGCTTCGTCGCCATTCTCGACGCCGACAAGGAAGGGTTCCTGCGCTCGGAAACCTCGCTGATCCAGACCATCGGCCGCGCCGCGCGCAACGTCGACGGCAAGGTCATCCTCTACGCAGACCAGATCACCGGCTCGATGGAGCGGGCGATGGCCGAGACCAACCGCCGCCGCGAGAAGCAGATGGAGTGGAACGCCGCCAACGGCATCACGCCGGAATCGGTCAAGTCGCGCATCGCCGACATCCTCGACTCGGTCTACGAGAAGGACCACGTGCGCGCCGACATCTCGCAGTTCACCGACGATGCCGGCGCCATGATCGGCAACAATTTGAAAACCCATCTCGAGGCGCTCGACAAGCAGATGCGCGATGCCGCCGCCAATCTCGACTTCGAGAAGGCGGCCCGCATCCGCGACGAAATCAAGCGGCTGCGCGATATGGAGCTTGCCATCTCCGACGATCCGCTGGCGCGTGAGGTGGAAAGCCAAAGCCCCGCATCAGGCCGCGAAAAGGGCAGGCACAACAAGGGCGTGGCCAGACATCGTACAGCCGAGGAACAGGAGCGTTTCCGCAGGCTCGACGAAGCACGCGCCGCCGAAGAGGCGGCCAGGGCTGCCCGGCCCAACATGTTCCGCAAACCGCATCTCGACGAGATGGGCGCCGATGGCGCCGTGCCGGTGAAGAAGCCGCTGTTCGCCAAGCCGTCGATCGACGACATGGGACCCGGCACCGACATGCCGACGCCGGCCGGCGCCGTCTCGCGCTCGCTGTTCAAGAAGCAGTCGGCGCAGGAAGCGCACGGCTCGGATTTCGGCATTCCCGGCGACCGCACCAAGCCTCTGTTCCGAAAGAACTCGCTCGACGAGATGACGGTGCGCCGCACCGAAAAACCTGTCGAGGGAAAGAAGCCGGCCAAGCCGCAGCCAATCTCGGGAACTGGCGAGACCGAACGGGGCGCGAAGGACGACAAGCCAATTGTTCGTCAACGCGCCGGAATCGGCTCCTACGAAGACCCGGCCGACGAGCGCCGCCAAAAGCGGCGTCCGAGCAAGACGGGGCGGCCGGGAAGGTAG
- a CDS encoding CapA family protein, which translates to MSNYPLSYKLSWLPRFLKPSLGGDRNGFASTAATLIDPPPAQTVRLAFIGDISAVANRAVPECDPAVVALLASADLVVGNCESPIVERPTAVVGTRLGTHHAMTERFLAEALAATGIAREKLVLSLANNHMLDQGVPGFEATVAALGRLGIRTIGTTVGGSVQRHAAGPLTIGFAAFTLWRNADEAQFRTRVSMASDPVEWPRETGAGIDLLCAVPHWDWEFRHFPRPATRALARRLAGHGVRLIAGHHAHVVQPVERIGDSVVAYGLGDFLGTAFVRQPWPGRIGSILVVDVSTEAATRGAIAAYELRPFMRLRRGRHERLVPVEALEGSLKRRVAERLSAIFSG; encoded by the coding sequence GTGTCAAACTATCCGCTCTCCTACAAACTGTCTTGGCTGCCGCGTTTCCTGAAACCGTCGCTCGGCGGTGACAGGAACGGTTTCGCGTCGACGGCTGCGACGCTGATCGATCCGCCCCCGGCGCAGACGGTGCGGCTTGCCTTCATCGGCGACATTTCGGCGGTCGCCAATCGCGCGGTGCCCGAATGCGATCCCGCGGTTGTGGCGCTGCTCGCTTCCGCCGATCTCGTGGTCGGCAATTGCGAAAGTCCGATCGTCGAGCGGCCGACCGCGGTGGTGGGCACGCGGCTCGGCACGCATCATGCGATGACCGAGCGCTTCCTGGCCGAAGCGCTGGCGGCAACCGGGATTGCCCGCGAAAAGCTCGTGCTGTCGCTCGCCAACAATCATATGCTCGACCAGGGTGTTCCCGGCTTCGAGGCGACGGTCGCGGCGCTTGGGCGGCTCGGCATTCGCACCATCGGCACCACTGTCGGCGGATCGGTCCAGCGCCATGCCGCCGGACCGCTGACGATCGGCTTCGCCGCTTTCACGCTTTGGCGCAATGCCGACGAGGCCCAATTCCGGACGCGGGTTTCGATGGCGAGCGATCCGGTCGAATGGCCGCGCGAGACGGGCGCAGGCATCGATCTCTTATGCGCCGTGCCGCATTGGGATTGGGAATTCCGGCACTTTCCGAGACCGGCGACGCGGGCGCTGGCGCGGCGACTGGCGGGCCATGGCGTGCGGCTGATCGCCGGCCACCACGCCCATGTCGTGCAGCCGGTCGAGCGCATCGGCGACAGCGTCGTTGCCTACGGCCTCGGCGATTTCCTCGGCACGGCCTTTGTCAGGCAGCCGTGGCCCGGGCGCATCGGCTCGATCCTCGTCGTCGATGTAAGCACTGAAGCCGCCACACGCGGCGCGATTGCCGCCTATGAACTGCGCCCCTTCATGCGGCTGCGCAGGGGGCGCCACGAGCGGCTGGTGCCGGTGGAGGCGCTGGAGGGATCATTGAAGCGGCGGGTTGCGGAACGCCTGAGCGCGATCTTTTCCGGCTGA
- a CDS encoding glyoxalase/bleomycin resistance/extradiol dioxygenase family protein, which yields MTDQTPPRAKVLGGLTPYLQVDGAIKAAEFYKKAFGAEEVFAYPPDEKGRTMHIHLYVNGSTLMLGDAYPEHGHPHQAAQGYVLQLHLGSDDIDAWWQRAVDAGCEIVTPLQVMFWGDRWGQVKDPFGVAWAMNAPVQ from the coding sequence ATGACCGACCAGACCCCACCCCGCGCCAAAGTGCTTGGCGGGCTGACCCCTTATCTGCAGGTCGACGGCGCCATCAAGGCGGCCGAGTTCTACAAGAAGGCTTTCGGGGCCGAGGAGGTTTTTGCCTATCCGCCGGACGAAAAAGGCCGGACCATGCATATCCATCTCTACGTCAACGGCTCGACGCTGATGCTGGGCGACGCCTATCCCGAGCACGGCCATCCGCATCAGGCGGCGCAGGGGTACGTGCTGCAGCTCCATCTGGGCAGCGACGACATCGACGCCTGGTGGCAGCGCGCGGTGGATGCCGGCTGCGAAATCGTCACGCCGCTGCAGGTGATGTTCTGGGGCGACCGCTGGGGCCAGGTGAAGGATCCCTTCGGCGTCGCCTGGGCGATGAACGCGCCGGTGCAGTGA
- a CDS encoding Kazal-type serine protease inhibitor domain-containing protein: MRFLAAIVSRRGSVALLLSVLLAACTVVVDEGPRPRPPRPHPQLCTMQYAPVCARRGGDRQTFANACQAERAGYRIVRDGPCRDGGGGGGGEQTFCTREYAPVCARRHGEVRTFPNACEARAADYRIIGNGPC; the protein is encoded by the coding sequence ATGCGATTTCTTGCGGCAATCGTTTCGCGGCGGGGCTCTGTCGCCCTGCTTCTGTCGGTATTGCTGGCGGCCTGCACCGTGGTGGTCGATGAAGGTCCGCGTCCACGCCCGCCGAGGCCGCATCCGCAACTCTGCACCATGCAATATGCACCGGTCTGCGCACGGCGCGGCGGCGACCGCCAGACCTTCGCCAATGCCTGCCAGGCCGAGAGGGCAGGGTATCGCATCGTGCGCGACGGCCCTTGCCGCGACGGCGGTGGCGGTGGAGGCGGCGAGCAAACCTTCTGCACCCGCGAATATGCGCCGGTTTGCGCCAGGCGTCATGGCGAGGTTCGCACCTTCCCGAATGCATGCGAGGCCCGCGCGGCGGACTACCGCATCATCGGCAACGGGCCTTGCTAG
- a CDS encoding ABC-F family ATP-binding cassette domain-containing protein, whose amino-acid sequence MALISLKSLGVTMSAPLFSNLDLTIGAGDRVGIVAANGRGKSTLLRCLAGELEPTAGDITRSRGLRVGHVEQSAPDALLDRSFHQLVADALPPERADSERWRVDVVLDSLDVPEDMRDRPMRALSGGWQRLALIARVWVTDPDVLLLDEPTNHLDLAKIGQLETWLNTLSREVPVIIASHDRAFLDATTNRTLFLRPEESPVFSLPYSRARRALDEVDASTARKFERDMKVAQQLRRQAAKLNNIGINSGSDLLTVKTKQLKERAERLEDAAVQAHRERSAGAIRLANRGTHAKVLITLDDAAVETPDGTLLFTTGKRHICQGDRIVLLGRNGVGKSRFIDMVRNAIADPGTARNVKVTPSTVLGYSDQALSGISGDDTPLAVVSRRFEVGEPRARSLLAGAGVAIEMQERKIGALSGGQRSRLMMLVLRLINPNFYLLDEPTNHLDIDGQEALEEELLRHQASCLLASHDRSFIRAIGNRFWLIEKRRLVEVDSPEAFFGSVAEPG is encoded by the coding sequence ATGGCCCTGATCAGCCTCAAATCCCTCGGCGTTACCATGAGTGCGCCGCTCTTCTCCAACCTCGATCTCACCATCGGCGCCGGCGACCGTGTGGGCATCGTCGCGGCCAACGGTCGTGGCAAATCCACTTTGCTCAGATGCCTGGCCGGTGAGCTCGAACCCACCGCCGGGGATATCACCCGGTCGCGCGGGCTGCGCGTCGGCCATGTCGAGCAATCCGCCCCCGACGCGCTGCTCGACCGCAGCTTCCATCAGTTGGTTGCGGATGCCTTGCCGCCCGAGCGGGCCGACAGCGAGCGCTGGCGCGTCGACGTGGTGCTGGATTCGCTCGACGTGCCCGAGGATATGCGCGACAGGCCGATGCGGGCCTTGAGCGGCGGCTGGCAGCGGCTGGCGCTGATCGCCCGCGTCTGGGTGACCGACCCGGACGTGCTTCTGCTTGACGAGCCGACCAACCATCTCGACCTCGCCAAGATCGGCCAGTTGGAAACCTGGCTCAACACGCTGTCGCGTGAAGTGCCGGTGATTATCGCCAGCCATGACCGCGCTTTCCTTGACGCCACCACCAACCGCACGCTGTTCCTGCGCCCGGAAGAATCGCCGGTGTTTTCGCTGCCCTATTCGCGCGCCAGGCGGGCGCTCGACGAGGTCGATGCCTCGACGGCGCGCAAGTTCGAGCGCGACATGAAGGTGGCTCAGCAGCTGCGCCGGCAGGCCGCCAAACTCAACAACATCGGCATCAATTCCGGCAGCGATCTGCTGACTGTGAAAACCAAACAGCTCAAGGAACGGGCCGAGCGATTGGAAGATGCGGCGGTGCAGGCGCATCGCGAGCGCTCGGCCGGCGCGATCCGATTGGCGAACCGCGGCACCCACGCCAAGGTGCTGATCACGCTTGACGACGCGGCGGTCGAAACGCCCGACGGCACGCTGCTCTTCACGACCGGCAAGCGCCATATCTGCCAGGGCGATCGTATTGTGCTGCTTGGTCGCAATGGTGTCGGCAAGTCGCGCTTCATCGATATGGTCCGCAACGCCATCGCCGACCCCGGAACGGCCCGGAACGTCAAGGTGACGCCCTCGACCGTTCTCGGCTACAGCGACCAGGCGCTGTCAGGCATAAGCGGCGACGACACACCACTGGCGGTGGTCTCGCGCCGCTTCGAGGTCGGCGAGCCGCGGGCGCGTTCGCTGCTCGCCGGCGCTGGCGTCGCCATCGAGATGCAGGAGAGAAAGATCGGCGCCCTGTCGGGCGGGCAGCGATCGAGGCTGATGATGCTGGTGCTGCGGCTGATCAACCCCAATTTCTATCTGCTCGACGAGCCGACCAACCACCTCGACATCGACGGCCAGGAGGCGCTGGAAGAGGAACTCCTGAGGCATCAGGCGAGCTGCCTGCTCGCCTCGCACGACCGCTCCTTCATCCGCGCGATCGGCAACCGGTTCTGGTTGATCGAGAAGCGGCGGCTGGTCGAAGTCGACAGCCCGGAGGCGTTCTTCGGCTCGGTGGCCGAACCCGGCTGA